The window ACCAGGCAGGTCTCCAGCGCCGACCAGTTGAGCTGAAACACATACACCTCGGCGGGTAGCTCCCGCTGCTGCCGCAGCTGGGGATGCAGTTGACCAAAGCGACCTAGCTCCGTTCGCCCGCGCACCCATAGCGATGCGGTGCGACCGGGGTGAAAGCGTGGGTCGGTGCTATCGGCACGGTAGTCAACCGTCAGGCCCAGGCGGCTAAAGACTCCATCGAGAATACCTTTGGCCTCGTACCAGGTGAGGGGCCGATCTTGACCGCTGGTGACCCACTGGCTCGATCGCCCGTCGCCGCCGACAATGCCACCTACCGCTTCAGCCTCATGAATGCCGCCCTCGTCTTGCCAAAAGATGTGGCCGATCTCAAAGCCGTTGAGGGGGCCGTTTCCCTGGTTGAGGTTAAATTCGTAGGCATCAATCAGCCCATCCACCAAATCCTGACGCAGGGCCGAATATTCAGGAAAAAGGGGGTTGGCGAGGGTGACTTGGCGATCGCTAATTGGCTTAGTCAGCGAGTAGTGCAGCAGCTCGGTCAGCCCCGCCGCGCGAAACGTCTCCCGCAGCTTGCGACGCAGGGCCGCCTCTACCGATAAAAAGCCGCCGATCGCCTTTTGGGGCAGGGTGTCGGCAAAGTGGTTATAGCCGTAGAGACGGGCTACTTCTTCAATCAGATCCACTTCGCGCTCCAGATCGCGGTAGCGATAGGGGGGTACGGTTACGGCCCACACGCTCGCATCATCTGTCGGAGCTACCTGGCAGCCCAGGGTTTCTAGCAGCTTTTGAATGGTTTCAGGCGGCAGGTCTTGGGGCTGGTCGCCCAGATTGATCACTTTGCCCAGCAGTTGGGCTACCCGGCTCAGCCGCAGGGTAATCACCCGTTCGGGGATGGCCGCCCCGAGGGCGGTGGTGCCGGTGGTCTGGGCAATGACGGTGGCTCCAGCTAGCTCTTGCAGCAGCTGGAGGGCGCGATCGCAGGCCAGCCCTAGCTCTGCCGGGTTGACACCACGCTCGTAGCGGGCCGAAGCCTCGGTACGCAACCCTTGACTGCGGGCCGACTTGCGAATCGCCGCCGCGTCAAAAAAGGCGGCCTCTAGCATGATCGCCTGGGTGCCATCGTGGACCTCGGTGGCTTCACCGCCCATCACCCCCGCCAGGGCCACGGGCTGGTCGTTGGCCGTAATTAATAGAGTCTCGGGCTGAAGCTGACGCTTTTGGCTATCTAGGGTCACCAGGGTTTCGCCGGGCTGAGCATAGCGAACGCCGAGGTTGAGAGTGTCCCCAGTGGTCAGCAGGCGATCGCGGTCAAAGGCGTGCAGCGGCTGGCCCCACTCCAGGAGCACGTAATTCGTGACATCCACCACATTATTAATGGGGCGAGTGCCCGCTGCCACCAACCGCTGCTGCAACCACTGGGGTGAGGGGCCAAGGGCAATGTTCTCTAATACCGTGCCGATGTAGATTGGGCAGGCTTTCTCGTCGGGAAGGGCGATTCCCGGAGCTGTGGCGCTTTTTGGTACCGTCGGCGCCTGGGTCACCGGCAGGTGCAGCTCGGTCCCCGTAATCGCGGCCACTTCGCGGGCGATGCCCACCATGCTGAGGGCGTCAGCCCGGTTGGCGGTCGAGGTGACATCGAGAATCACATCATCTAGGCCGAGCAGAGGACGCACGTCTTGCCCCAGCTCTAGGCTGTCAGCTGCAAAAATATGGATGCCCTCAGAATCCTTCGCCAACCCCAACTCTGCCAGGGAGCAGATCATGCCCGCTGAGGGCACGCCGCGCAGCTTGCGGGGCTTGATGGTCAAATCTACCACCGGCAAGTAGGTATCGACGGTGGCCACTGCCACGTAGATGTCGGCTCGCACGTTGGCAGCCCCGCACACTATAGTTGAACTATCGGCTTGGCCAATATCGACCACACACACGCTGAGCTTGTCGGCATCGGGGTGCGGGGTACGCTCTACCACTCGGCCAACCACCACGCCATCGGCCCAAGTGCGTCTATCTTCAATGTCTTCGACCTCAAACCCGGCCATGGTTAGGGCATCGGCTAGCTCTTCGGCAGAAAGCTGGACATTGACGTATTCATTGAGCCAGTTCAGAGATATGCGCATGGTGGGGCTGTCTTGACCGTTAGAAAATCTAGAATGCTGTGGTTTATTGCCCAAACATTCTACCCCGTGGGCATTGCATCTACCCAAGGGCGCCAGCTCTCTACTGCACACCTGATTCACTATTGAGAATGGGGAGCAAGGGTTTATCGACTTTTCACATTTCCCCTGGATTTTGGGCAGAAGTATATATCCCTGTAGGTGAATGCTATAACCCCTCTCTGAAACAGGGAATAATTGGGGTAATGTGGCATTACCGAGAGGGGTCGGTCCCCACAGCTGCCGCGATCGCAGCCTTAGGGCTGCCCTGTTACTGCCCCGCTGCTGGTTAATTACCGCTTGCCGTGGCCTTCGGGCCCGTCTAGATACCCACCATTCTGGGCCGCATGAGCTACTGCATCAACCCTGATTGTTCTAAGCCTAAGAACCCCCCCACGGTTAACCAATGTCAAACGTGCGGGGCAGAGCTACTGTTGCGGGATCGCTACCGGATGATTCGGGCTCTGGGCCAGGGTGGCTTTGGGGCAACCTTTCTGGCTCGCGATGAGCTGCTGCCCGGCAAGCCCCCCTGCGTCATCAAACAGCTGCGCCCCTCCGCCGAAGCCCCCCACGTGCTCGAGATGGCACGAGATTTGTTTAAACGAGAAGCCAAGATCCTAGGGATGATCGGTAACCATCCCCAACTGCCCCGCCTGCTTGACTACTTTGAGAGCGAGCAAGAGTTTTTTCTGGTGCAGGAATATATCAACGGCCTCACCCTACAGCAAGAGGTCAAGCGCGGTGGCCCCTTCACTGAGGCTGGGGTCAAGCAATTCCTCAGCGAAATCTTGGCGATGGTGCAGTACGTCCACGATAACCACGTTATTCACCGCGACATTAAACCTGCCAACATCATTCGTCGTGACCAGGATAAAAAACTGGTGCTGATCGACTTTGGGGCCGTAAAAGACAAAGTCAACCCAGCCCAGGCCGCCAGCTCTGACCAGACAGCCCTCACCGCTTATGCCATCGGCACTCCCGGCTACGCGCCCCCTGAGCAGATGGCCATGCGCCCCGTCTACGCCAGCGATATCTACGCCTTGGGGGTGACCTGCATTTATTTGCTGTCGGCTAAAGCCCCCAAAGATCTCAACTACGACCCCAACAACGGGGAACTGCTGTGGCGTGAGCACGTGCACATTAGCGACCACTTTGCTGGTGTGCTGCAAAAGATGCTGGAGATCTCGGTCAAGCATCGCTACCAGAGCGTGGAGGCTATCCATCGCGACCTAGATCTTGAACCCTACATGGAAAGCCTGGCCCAAAACATGGCGTTTCCCACCTCGTTGGGGCCGGCCACCAGCGGCTATAGCATTGGCGGGCCAGTGAGTGGTTCCTCACCCCATGCCGCTATCAGCAACTCAGGGGGTGGCTCTCCGTCATCTCGCATGGCGGCAGCGATTCGAGCCCGGCGGGAGCGATCGCATTCGGGGGCCAAGAGCATGGCTCCCCTGGTGCCAACTCAAAACGGCTCGCCCACCCCGCGGAAAGCTACGCCCGCCGCTGCCGTGCTGTCTGCTGAAGATGTCAAGCAGAAGTACGCTAAAGGACGACGCGACTTTTCGCTGCAAACCTTCAAAGACCTTGATCTGCAGCGCACCCTGCTGGTCGAAGCTAACTTTAATCAATCAAAGCTGCCCAGTGCCAACTTCCAAGGCTCTGATCTCAGCAACGCCAACTTTGGCCGGGCTAACCTGTGCAAAGCAACCTTGCGCAACGCCAAGTTGATCAAGGCCTACTTCCACTATGCCAACTTGGAGGGGGCCGATCTGCGGGGGGCCAACCTCGCCCATGCCTGTCTGTCGAACGCTAACCTGCGGGGGGCCAACCTCTGCGGAGCTGACCTGACGGGAGCGCTAATTTCTGCCGACCAGCTGGCAGCAGCTCGCACCAACTGGTCTACGGTGATGCCCAACGGCCGCCGGGGCGTTCTTTAGGGCAGGGCTGGTGCTTTAGCCTGGGGTGAGCCAGCGCCGGAACTGACGGAGGCTTCTGCCTCAGGAACAGGCTGACGGGAGTTGCGCAGTGCCACTAGGGCTTCTTTGATAATGACAGCAGCGGGGACGGCCACAATTACGCCCAGCAGACCCCCTACCCTCGCCCCGGACAAGATGGCGATAAAGACCCAAAAAGGGTTCAAGCCAGTAACGCTGCCCAACACGCGAGGAGCAATGCCGTTTTCGACCAGCTGCTGCACAACAACCGCAGAAATCAGCATGGGGATGGCAATTTTGATATCCCGCAGGGCCACCAGTAGGGTAACGATGATCACGCCGACGGTGCCACCAAAGGGCACCAGCGCCAGCAGTCCCACGGTGAGGCCAAACAGTGAACCGAAGGGGACGTTCAGCAGGCCAAAAATAATTGTCAGAGCGGTGCCAAAGCAGCTGGCGACGATGAACTGGCCTAAAAAATAGTTGCGAAAGCTCTGCCGCAGGGTCTCTGAGAAGGGTTGCTGGAGGCGGGTCGGTAGCAGCCCTACCACCCCTTCCCACACCTCTTCGCCGTGCTGGAGCAGGTAGAAGGTGAGCACCACGGTCAGCACAACGTCGAGCAGCTTGTTGGCGGTAAACACCGCCACGTTAATGGTGAGGTTGAGGGCTTCCCCAGCAATGGACTGGATCTCGCGCTTGAGGCGATCGCTGGTTTGAGCGATTAGCCCATCGAGGTTGATCGGCCAACCCCATTCGGCCATCTTGCCGTCGAGCACTATGAGCTGGGTTTTGCCTGAGTCAAACCAGTCGGGCAAGCGCACTACCAGCTGCTGACCCTGGTCGATAACAAAGGGCAGCACTACAATAGCCAGCCCGGAAAATCCGACTAGAGCCAGCACTAGCACTAGGGTTGAGGCTAAGCCACGCTTGAGGCCGAGGGTCTCGAGGCGACCCATGGGATAGCTGAGCAAAAACGCCAGCAGACCCGCGATCAGCACGGTAACTAAAATTGAGCGGAAGTAACCGAAAATAACCGCCACCGCCCAAACGTTCAGTACGAGCAGCGGGGTAGCCAGCAGCACTAGGGTTGACTGCGCCATGGGAGTAAGCTCTTCCCACCAGCGGGCTAGCCAGCTTTTGGCGATCGGTTCGTTACCATGTGCTGCACCGTACTCCATACGTCTGCTCATGTGGGCCAGGGTCTATCGGGGCGCGGCCGTTATAGCCATCTACAGCCTAAGGCAAAGCAGCGGGTTTCAAGCTTGGGCGATCGCGCTTTTTTACCAGCCAGATGAAGGTTTGCCTCTGGCACTAGTCACCTCAAAGGGTAATATGTAAACAATTTAAAACAAATCCTTCTATAGTCCAGTTTGATTGGTTCGGCTCATTACCTAAGTTAATTACTCTATGCTGGCCTCCCATTCCGCCCCTACCTCAGGAATCATTCTCAAGCAGCCCCATCCCCAAAAGGTGCTGGTGCTGGGCGATAGTCTGGTGTACGGCTTTGGTGACCCAGAAGGCGGCGGCTGGGTTGAGCGCCTGCGTCGCTTGACCATGGCCCCAGGCCGTGAGGGGGCAGTTTTTTACAACCTCGGGGTGCGGGGGGATGGCGTCAGCCAGGTGAGACAGCGCCTTGACCATGAGTTTCGTAACCGAGGCGAGCTGCGCAACCGAGTGCCCGATCTGCTGGTGCTGTCGGTGGGTCTCAATGACTCGGCACGGGTGGGCAATACCCTGGGCCGTAACCGTACCGACTTTGACGAGTTTCAGGAGCATATGGAGGCGCTGCTGAACCAGGCGCAACGGCTGTGCCCGGTGCTGTTTATCGGCATGACGCCGGTCAACGAGCAGGCCATGCCCTTCTCAGAGGTGCTGTATTACACCCATAGCGACCAGTGGCGCTATCGTGAAGCCACTCGTCTGGTCTGCACCAGCCACAACATTCCTTACCTAGATGTGCTCAACCTGTGGATGGGCCGGGGTGAAGCCTGGTGGCAGCCGCTGATTTCTGTGGATGGCCTGCACCCCAACGTAGCTGGCTATCGGGCGCTGCTCCAGGACATTCTCACCTGGGATGCCTTTCAAGCCGCTGTCGATGTGCCGGTTGGTCAAGCCTAGCTACGCTGCTGTTTCTGGCCTGTATTGCTATGGTTACCGCTGACGAACCGGCTTCTAACCCAGCCGATGCTGATATACCTCAGTCGGTGGCCGATCGCATGGCAGCGGGCAAGGCTTTGCGGCAGCGGGTCAAGCGCTCTGACCTGGGCAAATATCACTCCCCTGCCAATCGCCCTGACCCGATAGCTCTGCTGCAGGCCCAGGCGACAACGCGCCTGCCAGCCCTGGTGCCGCTGCGCTACGGACGGATGCTGGCGTCACCCTTTGCCTTTTTGCGGGGTTCGGCGGCGGTGATGGTGGCCGATATTGCTCCAGCACCGACTACCGGCATTGAGGTGCAGGCCTGTGGTGACATGCATGTGTCTAATTTTGGAGTGTTTGCCTCGGCTGAGCGCAACCTGGTATTTGCCATCAACGACTTTGACGAAACCTACCTCGCCCCCTGGGAGTGGGATCTGAAGCGTCTGGCGGCCAGCATTGTGGTGGGGGGGCGGTATTTAGGAGGCGATCGCTCCCTTTGCCAAAACTCAGTGCGGGCGGCGATCGAATCCTACCGTCAGCACTTGGCCGCCTATGCCGACCTGCCTTACCTTGAGCTGTGGTACGACAACATTAGTGAATCCGAACTACTCGGAAAGCTGCCCGACAGCGCCGAGAAGTACGCCCAGCGAGTTTTGGATAAGGCGCGCGATCGCAACCACCTGCAAGTGCTCGACGAAATGACCAACCTGGTGGACGATCGCCACCACATCATCGAGTCACCGCCGTTGGTGGTGCGGGCCGAGACCCTAAGCGATGGCCCTACGGTAATAGCTGACGTGAAGACGCTACTGCAAGACTATTTGACGTCTCTGAGCGGCGATCGCCGCTTTTTGCTATCGCGCTACCGACTGCTGGATGTGGCCCGTAAAGTAGTAGGAGTGGGGAGTGTGGGCACCCGTTGCTGGGTGCTTTATTTAGAGGGCAAAGACGCCAGCGATCCACTGTTCTTACAGGTCAAAGAAGCCCAGCCCTCAGCGCTGGCTCCCTACTCCTCGGCGCGGTGTGACCATCGATTGCCCGACGACCACCAGGGGCGGCGGGTGGTGATTGGGCAGAAGTTGATTCAGGGGTCTCCCGATATTTTTCTGGGCTGGGGCAGCCTCAACGGCACCCACTACTACGTTCGCCAACTGCGCGACATGAAAGGCGGATTTAAGCTCGAACCCGACAAGTTTCAGGTGTCGAGACTGCCTGACTACTGCACCCTCTGCGGCTGGGCGCTGGCGCTGGCCCACGCTAAATCGGGCGACGCCGCCATGCTGGCGGGCTATATCGGTAAAGGCGATGCATTAGCCGATGCTCTGGTTCTCTTTGCCGAAGCCTACGCCGACCAAACCGAGCGCGACTACGATTGCCTAGTAGCCGCCGCTAAGCAGGGGCGCATTCCGGTTGACTACGAAGATTGAGGGGCTAGTCGAGACAGCCTTCATCTAGATCTGATCCTGTAGTCGGCGGCAGGCCAGACCGTTGAATTGGGCGGCCCAAAATCATATTCTGCGGCCGACTGACCGGTGGCGGCTGGGACGGGGCGGCTTCACACAAGGCCTCAACCTCGATTTCGACCAGCATATCGGGCTGCATGAGGGCAGGAATTTCGACGGTGGTGTTGACCGGGGGATGGTCGGCAAACAGCTCGTGGTGGGCCTGGGCGACTTCTGCCCAGCGGCTCATATCAGTGATGTAGATGCGGGTACGCACCACGTCGCTGAGGTCAGCATCCAGTTCTACTAAGGCCTGCTGAATGATCTCAAAGCAGCGCTTGGTTTGAGCGTAGGCATCGCCGGGGGCAAAGGTGCCCCCTTGGCCATCATTGGGAGCGGTGCCGGAGACAAAAATCTGTTGGCCTACCCGCAGCGCCCGGCAGTAGCCGACCTGCGCTTCCCACGGGGTACCCGAAAATGCTCGCTGCCGCGCCATCGCCCTGCCTAAGGTAAAATCAGCCCCAGCATAGCGTTATTCCTGGGTGGTGTCGGGCCTTTCAACCCGATGGCGGCTCGGAGCATCTCTAGAATGCCTGCCTTCAAACATAAGAGCGCTGAACTTGTTGCAGAATGGGGCATTGGCCCTGCAGCGATGGACGGGAATGGGTGGGCCTAGGGCAGGTAACGTCAAGACTGACTGACAGCTAATCGCAGGTCTATGGTTGTTTTCTCCAAGATAGGAATGGCGGTGCTGGCCATTTTGGTCGGTAGCGGTGGGGTTGTAGCTCTGTTTTATGGGGCGAATGCGCTGGTGGAGCGCTTTGCCCCAGGACGGCTCAAAGGTCGCATTCTGCCCTGGGTTTATCTAGGCCCGGCGCTGCTGCTGCTGCTGGCCTACCTGGTCATCCCAACGGTATTGACGGTTTACGTTAGCCTGCTGGATGCGCGATCGCAGTCCTTCGTCGGCCTCAGCAACTACATCTCCCTTTTTACTGATAAGGGCATGGGCGAGGCCTTTCGCAACAACATTCTCTGGCTGGTGGGGGTAACGGGGGGCAGCGTCAGCCTGGGGCTGCTGATTGCGGTGCTGGCCGACCGAGTGCGCTATGAGCCCTTACCCAAAACGCTGATCTTTCTGCCCATGGCGATCTCCTTTGTCGGAGCCAGCGTGATCTGGAAGTTTATTTACGCCTTTCGTCCGGCGGGGACTGCCCAAATTGGCTTGCTCAACGGGGTGATTACCAGCCTGGGCTTTGAGCCGGTGGGCTGGCTGGTTGAGCGATCGCTCAACAACTTCGCCCTGATCACCATTATGATTTGGCTGCAAACAGGCTTTTGCATGGTGCTGCTCTCGGCGGCGGTGAAGGGCATTCCCCAGGAGATGCTTGAAGCCGCCCGCATCGATGGGGCCAA is drawn from Leptolyngbya subtilissima AS-A7 and contains these coding sequences:
- the pheT gene encoding phenylalanine--tRNA ligase subunit beta codes for the protein MRISLNWLNEYVNVQLSAEELADALTMAGFEVEDIEDRRTWADGVVVGRVVERTPHPDADKLSVCVVDIGQADSSTIVCGAANVRADIYVAVATVDTYLPVVDLTIKPRKLRGVPSAGMICSLAELGLAKDSEGIHIFAADSLELGQDVRPLLGLDDVILDVTSTANRADALSMVGIAREVAAITGTELHLPVTQAPTVPKSATAPGIALPDEKACPIYIGTVLENIALGPSPQWLQQRLVAAGTRPINNVVDVTNYVLLEWGQPLHAFDRDRLLTTGDTLNLGVRYAQPGETLVTLDSQKRQLQPETLLITANDQPVALAGVMGGEATEVHDGTQAIMLEAAFFDAAAIRKSARSQGLRTEASARYERGVNPAELGLACDRALQLLQELAGATVIAQTTGTTALGAAIPERVITLRLSRVAQLLGKVINLGDQPQDLPPETIQKLLETLGCQVAPTDDASVWAVTVPPYRYRDLEREVDLIEEVARLYGYNHFADTLPQKAIGGFLSVEAALRRKLRETFRAAGLTELLHYSLTKPISDRQVTLANPLFPEYSALRQDLVDGLIDAYEFNLNQGNGPLNGFEIGHIFWQDEGGIHEAEAVGGIVGGDGRSSQWVTSGQDRPLTWYEAKGILDGVFSRLGLTVDYRADSTDPRFHPGRTASLWVRGRTELGRFGQLHPQLRQQRELPAEVYVFQLNWSALETCLVPVLQKSAKFAAYSTFPASDRDLAFYAPLEVTVADLTTTMTKAGGKLLESVALFDEYRGESVPQGQRSLAFRLVYRSPDQTLTDETVDPVHQKVRATLEKQFGVTLRS
- a CDS encoding serine/threonine-protein kinase, coding for MSYCINPDCSKPKNPPTVNQCQTCGAELLLRDRYRMIRALGQGGFGATFLARDELLPGKPPCVIKQLRPSAEAPHVLEMARDLFKREAKILGMIGNHPQLPRLLDYFESEQEFFLVQEYINGLTLQQEVKRGGPFTEAGVKQFLSEILAMVQYVHDNHVIHRDIKPANIIRRDQDKKLVLIDFGAVKDKVNPAQAASSDQTALTAYAIGTPGYAPPEQMAMRPVYASDIYALGVTCIYLLSAKAPKDLNYDPNNGELLWREHVHISDHFAGVLQKMLEISVKHRYQSVEAIHRDLDLEPYMESLAQNMAFPTSLGPATSGYSIGGPVSGSSPHAAISNSGGGSPSSRMAAAIRARRERSHSGAKSMAPLVPTQNGSPTPRKATPAAAVLSAEDVKQKYAKGRRDFSLQTFKDLDLQRTLLVEANFNQSKLPSANFQGSDLSNANFGRANLCKATLRNAKLIKAYFHYANLEGADLRGANLAHACLSNANLRGANLCGADLTGALISADQLAAARTNWSTVMPNGRRGVL
- a CDS encoding AI-2E family transporter, yielding MSRRMEYGAAHGNEPIAKSWLARWWEELTPMAQSTLVLLATPLLVLNVWAVAVIFGYFRSILVTVLIAGLLAFLLSYPMGRLETLGLKRGLASTLVLVLALVGFSGLAIVVLPFVIDQGQQLVVRLPDWFDSGKTQLIVLDGKMAEWGWPINLDGLIAQTSDRLKREIQSIAGEALNLTINVAVFTANKLLDVVLTVVLTFYLLQHGEEVWEGVVGLLPTRLQQPFSETLRQSFRNYFLGQFIVASCFGTALTIIFGLLNVPFGSLFGLTVGLLALVPFGGTVGVIIVTLLVALRDIKIAIPMLISAVVVQQLVENGIAPRVLGSVTGLNPFWVFIAILSGARVGGLLGVIVAVPAAVIIKEALVALRNSRQPVPEAEASVSSGAGSPQAKAPALP
- a CDS encoding GDSL-type esterase/lipase family protein; this encodes MLASHSAPTSGIILKQPHPQKVLVLGDSLVYGFGDPEGGGWVERLRRLTMAPGREGAVFYNLGVRGDGVSQVRQRLDHEFRNRGELRNRVPDLLVLSVGLNDSARVGNTLGRNRTDFDEFQEHMEALLNQAQRLCPVLFIGMTPVNEQAMPFSEVLYYTHSDQWRYREATRLVCTSHNIPYLDVLNLWMGRGEAWWQPLISVDGLHPNVAGYRALLQDILTWDAFQAAVDVPVGQA
- a CDS encoding DUF2252 domain-containing protein, yielding MVTADEPASNPADADIPQSVADRMAAGKALRQRVKRSDLGKYHSPANRPDPIALLQAQATTRLPALVPLRYGRMLASPFAFLRGSAAVMVADIAPAPTTGIEVQACGDMHVSNFGVFASAERNLVFAINDFDETYLAPWEWDLKRLAASIVVGGRYLGGDRSLCQNSVRAAIESYRQHLAAYADLPYLELWYDNISESELLGKLPDSAEKYAQRVLDKARDRNHLQVLDEMTNLVDDRHHIIESPPLVVRAETLSDGPTVIADVKTLLQDYLTSLSGDRRFLLSRYRLLDVARKVVGVGSVGTRCWVLYLEGKDASDPLFLQVKEAQPSALAPYSSARCDHRLPDDHQGRRVVIGQKLIQGSPDIFLGWGSLNGTHYYVRQLRDMKGGFKLEPDKFQVSRLPDYCTLCGWALALAHAKSGDAAMLAGYIGKGDALADALVLFAEAYADQTERDYDCLVAAAKQGRIPVDYED
- a CDS encoding Rid family hydrolase, with protein sequence MARQRAFSGTPWEAQVGYCRALRVGQQIFVSGTAPNDGQGGTFAPGDAYAQTKRCFEIIQQALVELDADLSDVVRTRIYITDMSRWAEVAQAHHELFADHPPVNTTVEIPALMQPDMLVEIEVEALCEAAPSQPPPVSRPQNMILGRPIQRSGLPPTTGSDLDEGCLD
- a CDS encoding carbohydrate ABC transporter permease — its product is MVVFSKIGMAVLAILVGSGGVVALFYGANALVERFAPGRLKGRILPWVYLGPALLLLLAYLVIPTVLTVYVSLLDARSQSFVGLSNYISLFTDKGMGEAFRNNILWLVGVTGGSVSLGLLIAVLADRVRYEPLPKTLIFLPMAISFVGASVIWKFIYAFRPAGTAQIGLLNGVITSLGFEPVGWLVERSLNNFALITIMIWLQTGFCMVLLSAAVKGIPQEMLEAARIDGANEVQIFWRIVVPMIRSTILVVSTTTVLLVLKVFDIVYVMTAGNQGTEVIASRMFKEMFSFRHYGRGSAIAVILLLAVIPIMVVNIREFLHPTTR